The following proteins are encoded in a genomic region of Cricetulus griseus strain 17A/GY chromosome 7, alternate assembly CriGri-PICRH-1.0, whole genome shotgun sequence:
- the LOC100769286 gene encoding olfactory receptor 1019, protein MSNHTRVTHFILRGFSDAPLLRLVVIPFFLLVYTFGLLGNISIITAVMRDSRLHSPMYFFLKNLSFLDMCYTSATIPKAMVISFTGSGVISYLECVAQLYIFITLASTECFLLTAMAYDRFLAILRPLLYGTIMSQKCRAEMVASAWASGAIYSAFHTFNTFSLPYCGPNIVEHFFCDIPPVMRLSCTDYHLNEEVGFAVSSCIVMSSFALTVLSYVGIVSTVVRIPSVDGRRKAFSTCSSHLTTVILFYGTGSFMYLRPASRYSPTQGRLASIFYSVLTPSLNPVVYCLRNKDMKFALQKLYCRRKY, encoded by the coding sequence ATGTCCAATCACACAAGAGTGACTCACTTCATCCTCAGGGGCTTCTCAGATGCCCCACTGCTGAGATTGGTGGTCATCCCATTTTTCTTGCTGGTCTACACATTTGGCCTCCTGGGGAACATCTCCATCATCACAGCTGTGATGAGAGACAGTAGGCTCCActcccccatgtacttcttcctgaaGAATTTATCTTTCCTGGACATGTGCTACACTTCAGCCACCATCCCCAAGGCAATGGTTATATCCTTCACAGGCTCAGGGGTCATCTCCTATCTCGAGTGTGTAGCACAGCTTTACATATTTATCACACTTGCATCTACTGAATGCTTCCTGCTCACGGCCATGGCTTATGACCGGTTCCTGGCCATCCTCAGACCACTGCTCTATGGAACCATCATGAGCCAGAAATGTCGTGCTGAGATGGTGGCTTCTGCCTGGGCGAGTGGGGCCATCTACTCAGCCTTCCACACTTTCAacaccttctccctcccctactgtGGACCCAATATTGTTGAGCATTTCTTCTGTGACATCCCTCCAGTCATGAGACTGTCCTGCACTGATTACCACCTCAATGAGGAGGTGGGCTTTGCTGTCAGCAGCTGCATTGTCATGAGCTCCTTTGCCCTCACGGTCCTCTCCTATGTAGGCATCGTGTCCACAGTTGTTCGAATCCCCTCAGTGGATGGCAGGAGGAAGGCCTTTTCCACCTGCTCCTCTCACCTGACCACAGTCATCTTGTTTTATGGAACTGGAAGCTTCATGTACCTGAGGCCTGCCTCTCGGTACTCCCCGACCCAGGGTCGCCTGGCATCTATTTTCTACTCTGTCCTCACTCCTTCTTTGAATCCGGTTGTCTATTGTCTGAGAAACAAAGATATGAAGTTTGCTCTGCAGAAACTTTATTGCAGAAGAAAGTACTGA